In Flavobacterium lacustre, a genomic segment contains:
- a CDS encoding cystathionine gamma-synthase: protein MKFNTKVIHGGQHHDPSTGAVMPPVYQTSTFVQTSPGKPLNPDYEYSRAANPTRTALEQALASIENGTRALAFSSGLAATDCILRSFKTGDEIIAMDDLYGGTYRMFTRIYKDSGIKFHFVDMNDLEKFHSLINENTKLVWVETPTNPLMKLADIQEIAKITKEKKILFAVDNTFATPYLQKPLDLGADIVMHSATKYLGGHSDVIAGALIVKEEALGEQLHFQQFATGATLGPMDSFLVLRGIKTLHLRVQRHCENGEKVAEFLNNHPKIKTVYYPGLPSHPYHEIAKKQMSGFGGMVSFTFVSGKKEDAIAFLENLTVFTLAESLGGVESLANHPALMTHASIPEAKRKEVGITDDLVRLSVGVEDINDLIEDLKQALV from the coding sequence ATGAAATTCAATACCAAAGTTATACATGGTGGTCAACATCATGATCCAAGTACTGGAGCTGTGATGCCTCCGGTGTATCAAACTTCTACATTTGTGCAGACTAGTCCGGGGAAACCATTAAATCCAGATTATGAATATAGCAGAGCCGCAAATCCTACCAGAACGGCATTGGAACAGGCATTGGCAAGTATTGAAAACGGAACAAGAGCCTTGGCTTTCTCGTCTGGATTGGCAGCAACAGATTGTATTCTTCGTTCTTTTAAGACGGGTGATGAAATCATTGCCATGGATGATTTATACGGAGGAACTTATCGAATGTTTACCCGTATTTACAAGGATTCCGGGATAAAATTTCATTTTGTCGATATGAATGATTTGGAGAAATTTCATTCGTTGATTAATGAAAACACTAAATTGGTTTGGGTAGAAACACCTACAAACCCCTTGATGAAATTAGCCGATATTCAAGAAATTGCTAAGATTACTAAAGAAAAGAAAATCCTTTTTGCAGTCGACAATACATTTGCAACGCCTTATTTACAAAAACCGTTAGATTTAGGTGCTGATATTGTCATGCATTCTGCAACCAAATATTTGGGAGGTCATTCGGATGTAATTGCCGGAGCTTTAATTGTCAAAGAGGAAGCTTTGGGAGAGCAATTGCATTTTCAACAATTTGCTACAGGAGCAACACTTGGGCCCATGGACAGTTTTTTAGTTCTTAGAGGAATAAAAACTTTGCATTTGCGGGTTCAAAGACATTGTGAGAATGGTGAAAAAGTAGCGGAGTTTTTAAACAATCATCCTAAAATAAAAACGGTATATTATCCGGGATTACCAAGTCATCCGTATCATGAAATTGCCAAAAAACAAATGAGCGGTTTTGGCGGAATGGTTTCATTTACTTTTGTTTCGGGTAAGAAAGAAGATGCAATTGCGTTTTTAGAAAATCTTACTGTTTTTACTTTGGCAGAATCGCTTGGTGGAGTTGAGTCATTGGCAAATCATCCCGCTTTGATGACGCATGCATCAATTCCGGAAGCTAAAAGAAAAGAAGTTGGTATTACAGATGATTTAGTTCGATTGAGCGTAGGAGTTGAAGATATCAATGACTTGATTGAAGATTTGAAACAAGCATTGGTATAA
- a CDS encoding THC0290_0291 family protein: MLKHITLILFILIGFSNKISAQFGFSHEIGVIAGPVAFQSDYGERKDLRTNAGNTGTGIGIIHYLNFSYKADCNCYTPETYFNDHFKLRSELSYNKTSLQHFGRWVNKNDNSLGVQQLRGMRGKTAVTNLGMQLEYFPWSIRDFTSTIESWGPFVSLGAQFSYYNAEASSILGPLGTPLTTFPKYLIPSEGRPYGYSTESGSVWSVVSSIGTRYKLSPLQDVMVDMRFQYFYSNWVDGLNPNPEIYKENKANDWLVWFNVGYIYYLQ, from the coding sequence ATGCTCAAACACATAACTCTTATTTTATTTATTTTAATTGGTTTTTCAAATAAAATAAGTGCGCAGTTTGGCTTTTCTCATGAAATAGGAGTAATTGCAGGCCCTGTTGCTTTTCAATCTGATTATGGCGAACGTAAAGATTTGAGAACAAACGCCGGAAATACGGGTACTGGAATAGGAATAATTCATTATTTAAACTTCTCATATAAAGCTGATTGTAACTGCTATACTCCGGAAACTTACTTTAATGACCATTTTAAATTAAGATCTGAACTCTCCTATAATAAGACCAGCTTACAACATTTTGGCCGTTGGGTTAATAAGAATGACAATTCATTAGGCGTACAGCAATTGCGTGGAATGAGAGGAAAAACAGCGGTTACAAACTTAGGAATGCAACTCGAATATTTCCCTTGGAGTATTCGTGATTTCACCTCAACTATAGAAAGCTGGGGACCGTTTGTAAGTTTGGGCGCTCAATTTAGTTATTATAATGCCGAAGCTTCTTCAATTTTAGGTCCTTTGGGAACACCACTAACAACTTTTCCAAAATATTTAATACCCTCTGAAGGTCGCCCTTATGGCTACTCAACCGAAAGTGGTTCCGTTTGGTCTGTGGTTTCAAGTATAGGGACACGTTATAAATTAAGCCCATTACAAGACGTAATGGTCGATATGCGTTTTCAGTATTTTTACTCTAATTGGGTTGATGGACTTAATCCGAATCCGGAAATTTATAAAGAAAACAAAGCTAACGATTGGTTAGTATGGTTTAACGTTGGTTACATTTATTATTTGCAATAA
- a CDS encoding DUF3298 and DUF4163 domain-containing protein, whose amino-acid sequence MKHSIIFAILALLFISCSNELTFEDRYFEKKTTLPCNENCPQITVKIPFAKDVPVVADSINKKIFSVLKGIIYFGEKPYPSTDYKGLLDSFIGSYETVQKDFPEDTFGWEGKIEGRVIYQSDSILNIEINHYTFTGGAHGYQGLRSLIFNPDTGKSIPNDQLFKDKNAFKAFAEKKFRTKYNIPENKSINATGFQFEDDKFQLPLNIFYTDKGLLLHYNQYEAASYADGPKDLFLTFNEVNNYLIRK is encoded by the coding sequence ATGAAACATTCTATTATTTTCGCCATACTGGCACTGCTATTTATAAGCTGTTCTAATGAATTGACTTTTGAAGACCGCTATTTCGAGAAGAAAACAACTTTACCCTGCAACGAAAACTGTCCTCAAATTACGGTGAAAATTCCTTTTGCGAAAGACGTTCCTGTTGTTGCCGACAGCATCAATAAAAAAATATTTTCTGTGTTGAAAGGAATTATTTATTTTGGCGAAAAGCCATATCCTTCAACTGATTACAAAGGACTATTGGATTCCTTTATAGGCTCCTACGAAACCGTACAAAAAGATTTTCCGGAAGATACTTTTGGTTGGGAAGGCAAGATTGAAGGACGAGTAATTTATCAATCGGACAGTATCTTGAATATCGAAATTAATCATTATACTTTTACCGGAGGTGCGCACGGTTATCAAGGGTTGCGCTCCCTGATTTTTAATCCTGACACTGGAAAATCAATTCCAAATGACCAATTATTTAAAGACAAAAATGCATTTAAAGCTTTCGCCGAAAAAAAATTCAGAACTAAATATAACATTCCAGAAAACAAATCAATTAATGCCACTGGATTTCAATTTGAAGATGACAAATTTCAGCTGCCACTCAATATTTTTTATACCGATAAAGGATTGCTTTTACATTATAATCAATATGAAGCCGCTTCTTATGCGGATGGTCCAAAAGATTTATTTTTGACGTTCAACGAAGTAAATAATTATTTGATACGGAAGTAA
- a CDS encoding PQQ-dependent sugar dehydrogenase, whose translation MKKNTLQYLSVFSFLFFGCQAQVKSNDIPIKEEIKTYTLETVASGIAVPWGMTWLPDGTLLITEKSGKLYAVKDSVKTEIKNVPKVYSRGQGGLLDIALHPNYAKNGWIYITYSSEEGEGNGAHTKLIRAKIIDGSLAQIESIYLATPKTTKAHHFGSRIVFDNDGYLYFSVGERGDHFVNPQDIKRDGGKIYRLNDDGSIPKDNPFVGQAGAKEAIYSYGHRNPQGMAKNPVTGEIWAHEHGPQGGDEINIVKKGANYGWPVVTYGIDYDGTTISTEKEKPGIEKPIFYWLPSIAPSGMTFVTSDRYPDWKGHLLVGSLKFQYLELLKLKGSEVIDRQKIATDIGRLRNVVQGPDGYIYIAVEGKGILKIIPN comes from the coding sequence ATGAAAAAAAACACACTACAATATCTTTCTGTTTTTTCTTTCCTTTTTTTTGGCTGTCAAGCACAAGTTAAATCGAATGATATTCCCATCAAAGAGGAAATTAAAACCTATACTCTCGAAACCGTTGCTTCTGGTATTGCTGTGCCTTGGGGAATGACTTGGTTGCCTGACGGAACGCTTTTGATAACTGAAAAAAGTGGCAAATTGTATGCTGTCAAGGATAGTGTAAAAACCGAAATTAAAAATGTACCTAAAGTGTATTCCAGAGGTCAAGGCGGTTTATTAGACATTGCTTTACATCCCAATTATGCTAAAAATGGATGGATTTATATCACCTATTCTTCTGAGGAAGGAGAAGGGAATGGGGCTCATACCAAACTCATTCGTGCCAAAATTATTGATGGAAGTCTCGCCCAAATAGAGTCAATATACCTAGCCACACCCAAAACTACAAAAGCACATCATTTTGGTTCCCGAATTGTATTTGACAACGACGGCTACTTGTATTTTTCGGTGGGAGAACGTGGTGATCACTTTGTAAATCCACAAGATATTAAACGCGATGGCGGAAAAATATACCGTTTAAATGATGATGGAAGTATTCCTAAAGACAATCCTTTTGTGGGACAAGCTGGAGCAAAAGAAGCTATTTATTCTTATGGTCATCGCAATCCGCAGGGAATGGCCAAAAATCCGGTAACTGGAGAAATTTGGGCTCACGAACATGGACCTCAAGGCGGTGATGAAATTAACATTGTCAAAAAAGGCGCTAATTACGGATGGCCGGTAGTTACCTATGGTATCGATTATGACGGAACTACCATTAGCACCGAAAAGGAAAAACCAGGGATAGAAAAACCAATTTTTTACTGGTTGCCTTCAATCGCTCCAAGCGGAATGACATTTGTAACCAGCGACCGTTATCCGGATTGGAAAGGACATTTATTAGTTGGTTCATTGAAATTTCAATATTTAGAATTATTAAAATTGAAAGGGAGCGAAGTCATCGACAGACAAAAAATAGCTACTGATATTGGGCGTTTACGAAATGTAGTTCAAGGGCCAGACGGTTATATTTATATAGCTGTTGAAGGAAAAGGAATTCTTAAAATTATCCCGAATTAA
- a CDS encoding c-type cytochrome, with the protein MWTAKLFLGFGLFLAGYFYFESPRVKTNIISGNYSSITNKNRIDIIKNQLPGKEIYMDFCIQCHGADGKGDAKNFPPLDGSDWLTKQRKQSIHAVKFGQSGEIIVNKTKFNNSMPAMGLSNQEVADVMNYIMNSWSNKQSKTVTEQEVAEIKE; encoded by the coding sequence ATGTGGACAGCAAAACTATTTTTGGGATTCGGTCTTTTTTTAGCAGGCTACTTTTACTTTGAAAGTCCAAGGGTTAAAACAAATATAATTTCTGGTAATTACAGCAGTATTACAAATAAAAACAGAATTGATATTATAAAAAATCAGTTGCCAGGAAAAGAAATCTATATGGATTTTTGTATCCAATGCCATGGCGCTGATGGAAAAGGTGATGCGAAAAATTTTCCGCCGCTTGATGGTTCAGATTGGCTTACCAAACAGAGAAAACAAAGTATTCATGCGGTAAAGTTTGGCCAAAGTGGCGAAATTATTGTCAATAAAACAAAATTCAACAACAGTATGCCTGCTATGGGATTATCGAACCAGGAAGTGGCTGATGTGATGAATTATATCATGAATTCCTGGAGTAATAAGCAAAGTAAAACAGTAACAGAGCAGGAAGTGGCCGAGATTAAAGAATAA
- the gdhA gene encoding NADP-specific glutamate dehydrogenase — MLQKINDFMAQVEAKNPNEPEFIQAVREFAETVIPFIAAQKKYDGKNLLLRIAEPERSIIFRVPWVDDKGEIQVNRGFRIQMNSAIGPYKGGIRFHHTVNLSVLKFLAFEQVFKNSLTTLPMGGGKGGSDFDPQGKSDAEVMRFCQSFMTELCRHIGPQLDVPAGDIGVGAREIGYLFGQYKRIRNEFTGVLTGKGLAYGGSLIRPEATGYGVVYFTEQMLRTIGHEIKGKTFAISGFGNVAWGVALKINDLGGKLLTISGPDGYIYDEEGISGEKIEFMLEMRARGDNRAEAYIEKYPNAVFHKGRSVWEVKVDIAIPCATQNELNEEDAKNLIANGVICVTEAANMPCTLEAIKLFLKAKVLFAPGKAANAGGVAASGLEMTQNSIRLNWTSEEVDSRLKDIMVGIHNQCKKYGVDEDGYVNYVKGANIAGFVKVADAMLAQGVV; from the coding sequence ATGTTACAAAAGATAAATGATTTTATGGCTCAAGTTGAAGCCAAAAATCCAAACGAACCTGAATTTATTCAAGCGGTTAGAGAATTTGCAGAAACGGTAATTCCATTTATAGCAGCGCAAAAGAAATATGACGGGAAAAACCTGCTTTTAAGAATAGCTGAGCCGGAACGTTCTATCATATTCCGTGTTCCTTGGGTTGATGATAAAGGTGAAATTCAAGTAAACAGAGGATTTAGAATTCAAATGAATTCTGCAATCGGGCCATACAAAGGAGGAATACGTTTTCATCACACAGTTAATTTATCGGTTTTAAAATTTTTAGCTTTTGAGCAGGTATTCAAGAATAGCTTGACCACTTTGCCAATGGGTGGAGGTAAAGGAGGATCGGATTTTGACCCTCAAGGAAAATCAGATGCCGAAGTGATGCGTTTTTGTCAGTCGTTTATGACTGAATTGTGCAGACATATTGGTCCGCAATTAGATGTTCCTGCCGGAGATATTGGTGTTGGAGCCAGAGAAATTGGATATTTATTTGGTCAATATAAAAGAATACGAAATGAATTTACAGGTGTTTTAACCGGTAAAGGATTGGCTTACGGAGGCTCATTAATCCGACCGGAAGCTACGGGTTATGGAGTTGTTTATTTCACAGAACAAATGTTGAGAACCATTGGTCATGAAATCAAAGGCAAAACATTTGCTATTTCCGGATTTGGAAATGTAGCTTGGGGAGTGGCCTTAAAAATAAACGATTTGGGCGGTAAATTACTTACTATTTCCGGACCTGATGGTTATATTTATGATGAAGAAGGTATTTCTGGTGAAAAAATCGAATTTATGCTTGAAATGCGGGCAAGAGGAGACAACAGAGCCGAAGCGTATATAGAGAAATATCCAAATGCAGTTTTCCATAAAGGAAGAAGCGTTTGGGAAGTAAAAGTAGATATTGCAATTCCTTGTGCAACTCAAAATGAGTTGAATGAAGAAGATGCTAAAAATCTAATTGCCAATGGTGTAATTTGCGTAACAGAGGCTGCAAATATGCCTTGTACCTTAGAAGCAATTAAGTTATTCTTGAAAGCAAAAGTGCTTTTTGCTCCAGGAAAAGCCGCAAATGCAGGAGGTGTTGCAGCATCAGGATTAGAAATGACACAAAACTCAATCCGTTTAAACTGGACAAGCGAAGAAGTAGATTCCAGATTGAAAGATATTATGGTAGGAATACACAATCAGTGTAAGAAATACGGAGTTGACGAAGATGGATATGTGAACTATGTAAAAGGAGCAAATATCGCCGGATTTGTAAAAGTAGCAGATGCTATGCTCGCTCAAGGAGTGGTGTAA